In Chitinophagaceae bacterium, the DNA window CACGCGATGCGCTTCATCATATTAAAACAAAGTATGAACGGCGCATTGATCATATCAATCAGCGGATGCTGACGGCCGATTCTTCCGGACATTCAACGGAAGTATTTCATGAATTCAACAAGCTGCAGATTGAGCTTGTGAATTATGAACGTGCACAGCTAACGTCCTTAAGACACCATAAAAAATTCAGCGAAGAAGTGCTGCGTAAACTGGAGTATGAACTTGATCTGGAAGAAGCTGTATTGAGAAGGCAGGCGCAGGTAAAAATTGAAGAGCCGACGCAGAGTGATTCTAAAAAGGAATTGCCTGTATTTAAGCTATAGAAAGCTACCTGAATATTGGAAACAACAGATAATTTGATTTCCCAAAAGCGCAACCTATCTTTAACCCCGGAGAGATGGCAGAGCGGTCTAATGCGGCGGTCTTGTCCGAAGGATCCTTTGGAAAAACCATTGTCCTTTACGGGACCAGAGGTTCTTCTATGGTTACGGCTATTCACAAACACGAAGGGTTGAAAAGAAATTTACTGATCGCGTTGCATTACACATAACAGACAAGAATGGAAATCATATTGAAGAAATTGATACGAACCAATACGAGAAAGCATTGTGCGTGCTTAAACTGGCTGATAACTCTTTGCAACACCCGCAATAACCATGACATGTAAATTATAAATGCTTATAAAACATAAACTGCGGAGAGAAAGGGATTCGAACCCCTGGTCCCGTGAAGGACAACGGTTTTCAAGACCGCCGCATTAGACCGCTCTGCCATCTCTCCGGGGTTAAAGATAGGTTGGAAAGATCAATATTCAAATGATATGGTTTCCAATAAGCCATTTTCTTCCTTCGCTGCTCTTAAAATAAATCTCTCTTCTGTAAGCTTCCGATTTTGTAGGAAATTTTTCGATGTAATGAATTACAAAAGGTCTTCTGCTTTTTGTGCTTCTCACTTTCCCCTGATTGTGACGCAAAAGCTCTCTCCGCATCTTTGCAATTAATGCATCTATTCCCTTACAACATATAATTTGCAAGGTTTATAGTTCAATTCAGTGCCGGATTTCCATTTCAGTTTAAAGAAATCATTTCACCGGTAATTAAATTCACTGAGGAATTTATTCCATTCATGGTTGATTTACTTCAACAACCTGGAAGTGCATAAAAGTTATGCAACTTTCTAAAAGTACTTCTACGACGCAACAATTGTCTTTTGTACAAGTAGCATTGCAGCTTCGGTGCCTGCCAAGCGCAGCATCCTGAATTTTTTCCCCGCCATTTCATTATAAAACATAAAGAATTTAACTAATTCGTCAAGCATAGATGGGTTCACATCTTTTATACTCTGAATATGTGCCAGGTCTTTAGCACAATCTGGCACTGACAGCAAACGATCATTGCGAACAACTTGCCCGTTTTTTTCTGTTTGCTCCGCTTCTATCAGTCCGATGGCACGACACTCAATCCAGTTACCCGGATAAGTAGGCATATCCATCATAACCAATGCATCCACAGGATCTCCATCTCCATTTATGGTATGTGGGATGAATCCAAAATGAAGAGGAAAGAACAAGCCGGTTGGCAGAATCTTTTTTAATTTGAACAAACCGGATTCCGGTTCATAATCATATTTATTCCTGCTTCCGCGGGGTGATTCAATGATTACGTTCACGACATTCTTTTTTGCTGCAAAAGCGGGTGGTAATTTCATAGCAATTTATTTTTACCATGCGCTCTAAATTTTATGCCTTTAATTATACAAGTGCCGTAATCACCTCTTCAGGGATAGTGATGGGATAGATTTATAAACTGTTAAGCAACACTCATTTTTATGCAGGTTTTGATTATTGCAAGTGATTGCATCCGATTCTTAACGGGAGTGAATGCTTCTTTGCATCCTCTTTTGTTTATATTGGGCGTAAATAATTCCTGGTATCACATGCATTTTGATTCCAGGCAAGTCTTTAAATTTTTTAAAGGATTGAAAGGCGGTTGATTTTCATAACTGGAAAAATCATGTGTTAAAAGCATTTAATCGCAATGAATCAACTGATCGCATTTGCAAAAACACTTTTTGAAAAAATCAAACCCTTTCTTATGAGCGATGAAAATAAACCTGTGGATGCAACTCTAAAGGACCCTGAAAACGAATCAATAACAGCATCGGCAGAAGAACCATCTGCGGAACCTGTTGAGGAAATCACGCCAGTTGAAAATATAGTTAAAGCAGACGTTGCTGTTCAGGTGACAGAAGCATCCACTGCGACTCCATTGCAGATCATTACAGCAGTAGCAAACGGTGCCGGCATTGGGCTTTTGCTGGGCATGCTGCTGGGTCTGGCAGTTTCGCCTGTGGTAAGCGGCATCATCGGTGTATTGTCAGGTATGCTTGCGGTGTTGTTAGGACTCGATGATAAATTTTTAAGTCCGCTGAAGAGCATACGCATTGGTGCATTCGGTTTTTTTTGTGTAGCGGGCATTGTGATGGGCATGTACATCAGAACCAACAATGGTTTATTGCCATCGCGCGAAAAAATGATGCAGCAATATACCAAGGTCGGATTCTCGAAACAGGAAGCACTTGACTTTATTGCCTACCGGGAATTCAACC includes these proteins:
- a CDS encoding inorganic diphosphatase, whose protein sequence is MKLPPAFAAKKNVVNVIIESPRGSRNKYDYEPESGLFKLKKILPTGLFFPLHFGFIPHTINGDGDPVDALVMMDMPTYPGNWIECRAIGLIEAEQTEKNGQVVRNDRLLSVPDCAKDLAHIQSIKDVNPSMLDELVKFFMFYNEMAGKKFRMLRLAGTEAAMLLVQKTIVAS